One part of the Streptococcus sp. oral taxon 431 genome encodes these proteins:
- the queE gene encoding 7-carboxy-7-deazaguanine synthase QueE, producing the protein MTKERVLKLPVLEIFGPTFQGEGRAIGQKTMFVRTAGCDYHCDWCDSAFTWDGSEKPTRMTADEVIAELDKLGSYDYVTLSGGNPAILAANMAQLVTKLKERGVTLAVETQGSRWQNWLKDIDQVTLSPKPPSSKMEVNFETLDFIVSQLDPDKVTFKIPVFDDADLAFAKGIQERYQPDVLFLSAGNPEPKATGNIVQDQLDRLKELWERVAADDSWGNVRVLPQLHTLLYDNQRGV; encoded by the coding sequence ATGACTAAGGAACGTGTCCTCAAACTACCAGTTCTAGAAATTTTTGGGCCTACCTTTCAAGGTGAAGGTCGTGCTATTGGCCAGAAAACCATGTTTGTCCGCACTGCTGGTTGCGACTACCACTGCGACTGGTGCGACTCTGCCTTTACTTGGGATGGTTCTGAAAAACCAACTCGCATGACAGCTGATGAAGTAATCGCTGAGTTAGATAAACTAGGAAGCTACGACTATGTCACCCTATCTGGGGGAAATCCTGCTATCCTAGCAGCCAATATGGCTCAACTGGTCACCAAACTCAAGGAACGTGGGGTCACTCTGGCTGTTGAGACCCAGGGATCCCGCTGGCAAAATTGGTTGAAAGATATCGACCAAGTCACTCTGAGTCCTAAGCCTCCTTCCTCCAAGATGGAAGTCAACTTTGAAACCTTGGACTTTATCGTTTCCCAACTAGACCCAGACAAAGTAACCTTTAAAATCCCTGTCTTTGATGATGCAGATCTAGCCTTTGCCAAAGGCATTCAAGAACGCTACCAACCAGATGTCCTCTTCTTATCGGCGGGAAATCCTGAGCCCAAGGCTACAGGCAATATTGTCCAAGACCAACTGGACCGCCTCAAAGAGCTATGGGAACGCGTCGCTGCTGATGATAGCTGGGGCAATGTCCGCGTCCTTCCTCAACTCCATACCCTCCTCTACGATAACCAACGCGGTGTTTAA
- the queD gene encoding 6-carboxytetrahydropterin synthase QueD yields MFFAPKEIKQETGESLVYNPHRTLVSKEFTFDAAHHLFHYEGKCKSLHGHTYHLQIAVSGFLDERGMTYDFGDIKAIYKDYLEPHLDHRYLNETLPYMNTTAENMVYWIFQTMSQELPDERGLRLEYVRLYETPTAFAEFRREWLDD; encoded by the coding sequence ATGTTTTTTGCCCCCAAAGAAATCAAACAAGAAACTGGGGAATCTCTTGTCTACAATCCTCACAGAACCTTAGTCTCAAAAGAATTTACCTTTGATGCTGCCCACCACCTCTTTCACTATGAAGGAAAATGCAAATCCCTGCACGGTCATACCTATCATCTGCAAATCGCTGTCAGTGGATTTTTAGATGAACGTGGCATGACCTACGATTTCGGAGACATCAAAGCTATCTACAAGGACTACTTAGAGCCCCACCTAGATCATCGCTATCTCAATGAAACCCTGCCCTACATGAATACGACTGCTGAAAATATGGTTTACTGGATTTTCCAAACCATGAGCCAAGAGTTGCCAGACGAGCGCGGTCTCCGTTTGGAATATGTTCGCCTCTATGAAACTCCGACTGCCTTTGCAGAGTTTAGACGGGAGTGGTTAGATGACTAA
- the queC gene encoding 7-cyano-7-deazaguanine synthase QueC encodes MKRQSALVVFSGGQDSTTCLFWAKQHYEKVEVVTFAYGQRHHLEIQVAKEIAEEQGIRHHILDMSLLGQITENALTSDLEIEQKEGEVPNTFVDGRNHLFLSFAAVLAKQREIADIVTGVCETDFSGYPDCRDVFVKSLNVTLNLAMDYDFVIQTPLMWLDKAETWELADQLGAFDYVREKTLTCYNGIIGTGCGDCPACHLRQHGLEVYLSQKGEA; translated from the coding sequence ATGAAACGTCAATCAGCCTTGGTCGTCTTTAGTGGCGGTCAAGATTCAACAACCTGCCTTTTCTGGGCCAAGCAACACTATGAAAAGGTCGAAGTCGTTACCTTTGCCTATGGCCAACGTCACCATCTCGAAATTCAAGTGGCTAAAGAAATCGCTGAGGAACAAGGAATTCGTCATCATATCCTAGATATGTCTCTACTAGGACAAATTACTGAAAATGCCTTGACTTCAGATCTAGAAATTGAGCAAAAAGAAGGAGAGGTGCCTAATACCTTCGTTGACGGTCGCAATCACCTCTTTCTGTCCTTTGCTGCAGTTCTTGCCAAGCAGCGTGAAATTGCGGATATCGTGACAGGAGTGTGCGAAACAGACTTCTCAGGCTATCCTGACTGTCGGGATGTCTTTGTCAAATCACTCAATGTGACGCTCAACCTTGCCATGGATTACGACTTTGTAATCCAAACGCCTCTCATGTGGCTAGACAAGGCTGAAACTTGGGAATTGGCTGACCAACTCGGTGCCTTTGACTACGTTCGTGAGAAGACCTTGACCTGCTACAACGGGATTATTGGTACTGGTTGTGGAGATTGTCCTGCCTGCCATCTACGCCAACATGGTTTAGAGGTTTATCTCTCTCAGAAAGGAGAGGCCTGA
- the trxA gene encoding thioredoxin: MAKAITDATFEQETKDGLVLVDFWATWCGPCRMQSPILDKLSEELSEDVLKIVKMDVDENPNTARSFGIMSIPTLLFKKDGQVVKQVAGVHTSEQIKAIVAELS; the protein is encoded by the coding sequence ATGGCAAAAGCAATTACAGACGCAACATTTGAACAAGAAACTAAAGACGGATTGGTCTTGGTTGACTTCTGGGCAACTTGGTGTGGTCCATGTCGTATGCAAAGTCCAATCTTGGATAAATTGTCTGAAGAACTTTCAGAAGATGTCTTGAAGATCGTTAAAATGGACGTTGATGAAAACCCAAACACAGCTCGTTCATTCGGTATCATGTCTATCCCTACTCTTCTTTTCAAAAAAGATGGACAAGTGGTTAAACAAGTTGCTGGTGTTCATACATCAGAACAAATCAAAGCTATCGTTGCTGAATTGAGTTAA
- a CDS encoding DUF4649 family protein — translation MIEITYLDASKQERTMTFESYEEFERSQQACLIGVADYYPVQKVTYKGHDLDYHGTYGDVFFYLMKQDLSQYN, via the coding sequence ATGATTGAAATCACCTATCTTGATGCCAGCAAGCAAGAGAGAACCATGACCTTTGAGTCATACGAAGAATTTGAACGTTCTCAACAAGCCTGCCTGATTGGTGTCGCAGACTACTACCCTGTCCAAAAAGTAACCTACAAGGGGCATGATTTGGACTACCATGGGACTTACGGAGATGTTTTCTTCTATCTCATGAAACAAGATTTAAGCCAATATAACTAA
- a CDS encoding MarR family winged helix-turn-helix transcriptional regulator — MTYLEKWFDFNRRQVELEAILEETIAEQSEQTLTLKEFYLLHFLNQAEGKSLRQIDLPDKLHLSPSAVSRMVARLEAKNCGLLSRRCCDQDKRASFICLTSEGQTTLAYLQTAVEESLETKANWLA; from the coding sequence ATGACTTACTTAGAAAAATGGTTTGACTTCAACCGTAGACAAGTAGAGCTAGAAGCTATTTTAGAAGAGACCATCGCTGAGCAGAGTGAACAAACCTTGACACTCAAGGAATTTTACCTCTTGCACTTTCTAAATCAAGCTGAAGGCAAATCCCTACGACAAATCGACTTGCCAGACAAGCTCCACCTGAGCCCTAGTGCTGTTTCACGGATGGTGGCTCGCTTAGAAGCAAAAAACTGCGGCTTACTTAGTCGGAGATGCTGCGACCAGGACAAACGAGCTAGTTTTATCTGCCTGACAAGCGAAGGACAGACTACCTTGGCTTATTTACAAACAGCTGTCGAAGAGAGCTTAGAGACAAAAGCTAATTGGTTAGCCTAA
- a CDS encoding CidA/LrgA family protein has product MKLYVQLMILFVISLIGEGISSFFHLPIPGSIIGLIILFLALQFKWLRIRHVNMVGNFLLANMTILFLPPAVGIMEKFDVIAPYLLPIVLIVFFAAVINIILIALVVQFIKKRYEGDYEERGAK; this is encoded by the coding sequence ATGAAGTTATATGTTCAGTTAATGATTCTCTTTGTGATTTCTTTAATCGGTGAAGGAATCTCCAGTTTTTTTCATTTGCCCATCCCTGGAAGTATCATCGGCTTGATTATTCTTTTTCTAGCCTTGCAGTTCAAATGGCTGCGTATTCGCCATGTCAACATGGTTGGAAATTTTCTCCTAGCTAACATGACCATTCTCTTTCTACCTCCTGCGGTTGGAATTATGGAAAAATTTGATGTGATTGCTCCCTATCTTCTGCCGATTGTCTTGATTGTCTTTTTTGCAGCAGTGATTAATATCATCTTGATTGCGCTTGTGGTTCAATTTATCAAAAAACGCTATGAAGGTGACTATGAAGAAAGAGGTGCCAAATGA
- a CDS encoding LrgB family protein, whose amino-acid sequence MSEFVSNPLFGIALSILAYLGGMMIFRRYPHPLTTPLLLSAIFIIIFLKVTGISYQDYYQGGVYLNNLIVPSTVALGIPLYKSFHLMKHHVRSILLGCFLAVIVNTSFTALVAKIFGMDFFLAISLFPKSVTTAMAVGITEKLQGLTTVTLVVVVATGILTSVIGPTLLKWLKIDDPVAAGLALGGTGHAVGTGTAFRYGPVAGAMGGLAIGVTGILYVFVSPIVANLILS is encoded by the coding sequence ATGAGCGAATTTGTATCTAATCCCCTATTTGGGATTGCTTTATCAATCTTAGCCTATCTTGGGGGAATGATGATTTTCAGACGCTATCCTCATCCCTTAACGACTCCCTTGCTGCTGTCAGCTATTTTTATTATCATCTTTCTAAAGGTAACTGGCATTTCCTACCAAGATTACTACCAAGGTGGGGTTTATCTTAATAACTTGATTGTTCCTTCAACAGTGGCTCTAGGAATTCCCCTTTATAAGAGTTTCCACTTGATGAAGCATCATGTCAGAAGTATCTTGCTGGGGTGCTTCCTAGCTGTCATCGTCAATACCTCTTTTACAGCCTTAGTCGCAAAAATCTTTGGCATGGACTTTTTCCTAGCCATTTCCCTCTTTCCTAAGTCAGTAACGACCGCTATGGCAGTAGGGATTACAGAAAAGTTGCAGGGCTTGACTACCGTGACCCTAGTAGTTGTAGTAGCGACGGGGATTTTGACCAGCGTGATCGGCCCAACACTTCTAAAGTGGCTAAAAATAGACGATCCAGTAGCGGCTGGACTAGCCCTGGGTGGAACAGGTCACGCAGTTGGAACTGGAACGGCCTTTCGCTATGGACCAGTTGCAGGTGCTATGGGAGGACTAGCCATCGGTGTTACAGGTATTCTCTACGTATTTGTCAGTCCGATCGTAGCCAATTTGATTTTAAGTTAA
- a CDS encoding ABC transporter ATP-binding protein produces the protein MTLLALENVSKSYGASPALTNVSLEIPAGKIVGLLGPNGSGKTTLIKLINGLLQPEEGRILINGMEPSPATKAIVSYLPDTTYLNEQMKVKEALTYFKTFYQDFNLERAQGLLRDLGIDENSRFKKLSKGNKEKVQLILVMSRDARLYVLDEPIGGVDPAARDYILNTIINNYSPTSTVLISTHLISDIEPILDEIIFLKDGKVVRQGNVDDIRYESGESIDQLFRHEFKA, from the coding sequence ATGACCTTGTTAGCATTAGAAAATGTGTCAAAATCCTATGGAGCAAGCCCTGCTCTTACAAATGTTTCCCTTGAAATTCCAGCTGGAAAAATCGTTGGTCTCCTTGGCCCAAACGGTTCTGGAAAGACAACCTTGATTAAACTAATCAACGGCTTGCTACAGCCAGAGGAAGGGCGTATCCTTATCAATGGCATGGAACCAAGCCCAGCAACTAAAGCGATTGTTTCTTATCTGCCTGATACGACCTATCTAAACGAGCAAATGAAGGTCAAGGAAGCTCTCACTTATTTCAAGACCTTCTACCAAGATTTTAATCTGGAACGTGCTCAAGGTCTTCTTCGTGACCTTGGCATCGATGAAAATAGCCGTTTCAAGAAACTCTCAAAAGGGAACAAAGAAAAGGTTCAGTTGATCCTTGTCATGAGTCGCGATGCTCGTCTATATGTGCTTGATGAACCAATCGGGGGTGTCGACCCCGCAGCTCGTGACTATATCTTGAACACCATCATCAACAACTACTCTCCAACTTCAACTGTCTTGATTTCAACCCACTTGATTTCAGACATTGAACCAATCTTGGATGAGATTATCTTCCTAAAGGATGGAAAAGTCGTCCGTCAAGGAAATGTTGATGATATTCGCTATGAGTCTGGAGAGTCTATTGACCAGCTCTTCCGTCATGAGTTCAAAGCCTAG
- a CDS encoding GntR family transcriptional regulator, with the protein MSWTFDNNKPIYLQIMEKIKLQIISHKLEPNQQLPTVRELASEAGVNPNTIQRALSDLEREGFVYTKRTSGRFVTEDLDLILQSRKQLSEEQLQQFVTGMVEFGYEKEELPTVLRDYIEGV; encoded by the coding sequence ATGTCTTGGACATTTGATAACAATAAACCCATTTATTTGCAGATTATGGAGAAAATCAAATTGCAGATTATTTCCCATAAACTCGAGCCCAATCAACAGCTTCCAACCGTTAGAGAATTAGCTAGCGAGGCAGGGGTTAATCCCAACACCATCCAGCGTGCCCTATCGGACTTGGAGAGAGAAGGCTTCGTTTATACCAAGCGGACGTCAGGACGCTTTGTCACAGAGGATTTGGACTTGATCCTCCAATCCCGTAAGCAACTGTCAGAAGAACAGCTGCAACAGTTTGTAACAGGCATGGTAGAATTTGGTTATGAAAAAGAAGAACTACCGACTGTTTTGAGAGATTATATTGAAGGAGTTTAA
- the nrdR gene encoding transcriptional regulator NrdR, with amino-acid sequence MRCPKCGATKSSVIDSRQAEEGNTIRRRRECEECQHRFTTYERVEERTLVVVKKDGTREQFSRDKIFNGIIRSAQKRPVSSDEIGMVVNRIEQKLRSRNENEIQSEVIGSLVMEELAELDEITYVRFASVYRSFKDVSELESLLQQITQSSKKKKEK; translated from the coding sequence ATGCGTTGTCCAAAATGTGGCGCTACAAAATCAAGTGTGATCGATAGTCGCCAGGCTGAAGAAGGAAATACAATCAGAAGAAGACGTGAGTGTGAAGAGTGCCAGCATCGTTTTACAACCTATGAACGTGTTGAAGAGAGAACGCTGGTTGTGGTCAAAAAAGATGGTACACGGGAACAATTTTCAAGAGATAAAATCTTTAACGGGATTATTCGCTCAGCCCAGAAACGTCCAGTGTCTAGTGATGAGATTGGCATGGTGGTCAATCGCATCGAACAAAAACTCCGTAGTCGCAATGAAAATGAAATTCAGAGTGAGGTTATTGGTTCCTTGGTTATGGAAGAGTTGGCAGAGCTAGATGAGATTACTTATGTCCGTTTTGCCAGTGTTTACCGTAGTTTTAAGGATGTGAGTGAGCTTGAAAGCCTACTCCAGCAGATTACACAATCCTCTAAAAAGAAAAAGGAAAAATAA
- a CDS encoding DnaD domain protein yields MKPNDRFSFVKNNRVSQDTSSMVQCYLPIIGQEALSLYLYAVIFWDDGQKEHLFAAMLNHLNFGMDSLLKAFKTLTAMKLVTLYQQGESYNLLLHSPLSTQEFLQHTVYRTLLEKMIGDSAVAAMRQESVEGEPISVALSQIFPQLSESASQETSSSQPLADDFDLEHFRQLMARDGLRFQDETSDVLALFAIADEQRWTWFETYQVAKATAMSQVISVKRIREKIAQKPVTSDFSPKEATIIREAKRKTALQFLAEIKQTRKGSITQTERDLLQQMAALGLLDEVINVILLLTFNKVDSANINEKYAMKVANDYAYQNIRSAEEAVLRIRERGQKAKTQKQNQTAPAKTNVPKWSNPEYKNETSEETRLELERKKKEMLARLEKGGD; encoded by the coding sequence ATGAAGCCAAATGACCGTTTTTCTTTTGTAAAGAATAATCGGGTGTCGCAAGATACCTCATCAATGGTGCAGTGCTACCTCCCGATTATCGGTCAGGAGGCGCTGAGCCTCTATCTTTATGCTGTGATTTTTTGGGATGATGGTCAAAAGGAGCATCTCTTTGCAGCCATGCTCAATCATTTGAATTTTGGGATGGATAGTCTTTTAAAGGCTTTTAAAACTCTGACAGCCATGAAATTGGTGACCCTCTATCAACAGGGGGAGTCTTATAACTTGTTACTTCATTCTCCCCTATCGACTCAAGAATTTTTACAACATACAGTTTATCGGACCTTGTTAGAAAAAATGATTGGGGATAGTGCGGTTGCAGCCATGAGACAGGAAAGTGTTGAAGGGGAACCTATCTCGGTGGCCTTGAGTCAAATCTTCCCTCAGTTATCCGAGTCTGCTAGTCAAGAAACCTCTAGCAGTCAGCCTCTAGCAGATGATTTTGATTTGGAGCATTTTCGTCAGCTCATGGCCCGTGATGGTCTTCGTTTTCAAGATGAGACTTCGGATGTTTTGGCCTTGTTTGCAATAGCAGACGAGCAGAGGTGGACTTGGTTTGAAACTTATCAAGTAGCCAAAGCGACAGCAATGTCGCAAGTGATTTCTGTCAAACGCATCCGTGAAAAGATAGCGCAAAAGCCTGTGACTTCTGACTTTAGTCCCAAGGAGGCAACCATTATCCGAGAGGCTAAGAGAAAGACAGCCTTGCAGTTCCTTGCTGAGATTAAGCAGACCCGCAAGGGAAGTATTACTCAGACTGAACGGGACCTGCTCCAGCAGATGGCTGCCTTGGGCTTGCTGGATGAAGTGATTAATGTTATCTTGCTCCTGACCTTTAATAAGGTTGATTCGGCCAATATCAATGAAAAATACGCCATGAAGGTAGCTAATGACTACGCCTATCAAAATATCCGTAGTGCTGAGGAGGCTGTCCTCCGAATTCGTGAACGTGGCCAAAAAGCAAAAACGCAAAAGCAGAATCAGACTGCCCCAGCAAAAACCAATGTGCCTAAATGGAGCAATCCTGAATATAAGAATGAAACTAGCGAAGAAACTCGCTTAGAACTAGAACGTAAGAAAAAAGAAATGTTAGCTCGATTAGAAAAAGGAGGAGACTAG
- the dnaI gene encoding primosomal protein DnaI: MESVGDVLKRQPSRFQYQDLVQQIVKDPDVAAFIQKESLSQEELNRSISKFNQYITERDKFLRGDTDYIARGYKPILVMNHGYADVSYEETPELIAAEKEAAIKNRLKLINLPASLKKASLAQVDLDDLGRLPVFEKLLAFVEQYPAIRKGLYLYGDFGVGKSFMVAALAHDLSEKRGVSSTLLHYPSFVIDVKNAIGDGNVKTLVDEIKLAEVLILDDIGAEQSTAWVRDEILQVILQYRMQEDLPTFFTSNFNFEDLEKHFAKGKNGNDETWEARRVMERIRYLAEETRLEGENRR; the protein is encoded by the coding sequence ATGGAAAGTGTCGGAGACGTGCTCAAGCGTCAACCAAGCCGATTTCAGTATCAGGATTTAGTCCAGCAAATTGTGAAGGACCCTGATGTTGCAGCCTTTATCCAGAAAGAATCACTCAGTCAGGAGGAGTTAAACCGTAGTATTTCCAAGTTTAACCAATACATCACTGAGAGAGATAAGTTCCTCCGAGGAGATACAGACTATATCGCGCGTGGCTACAAACCTATCCTAGTCATGAACCATGGCTATGCAGATGTCTCTTATGAAGAGACTCCAGAGCTAATTGCAGCAGAAAAAGAAGCGGCGATTAAAAACCGTCTCAAGCTAATCAATCTTCCAGCTAGTCTCAAGAAGGCTAGTTTAGCTCAAGTAGACTTGGATGATTTGGGGCGCTTGCCAGTTTTTGAAAAGCTCCTAGCCTTTGTGGAGCAATATCCAGCTATTCGAAAAGGTCTCTACTTATATGGAGACTTTGGTGTGGGTAAAAGTTTCATGGTGGCTGCCCTAGCCCATGATTTGTCAGAAAAACGTGGTGTTTCATCAACGCTCCTCCACTATCCGAGCTTTGTCATCGATGTCAAAAATGCCATCGGTGATGGCAATGTCAAGACCTTGGTGGATGAGATTAAGCTTGCTGAAGTCTTGATTTTGGATGATATTGGTGCTGAGCAATCAACAGCTTGGGTGCGTGACGAGATCCTGCAGGTCATTCTCCAATATCGTATGCAGGAAGATTTGCCAACCTTTTTTACCTCCAACTTCAACTTTGAAGATTTGGAGAAGCATTTCGCTAAAGGGAAAAACGGAAATGACGAAACCTGGGAAGCTAGACGCGTCATGGAACGCATTCGTTATTTAGCAGAGGAAACAAGACTTGAAGGAGAAAATCGCCGATGA